The following proteins are co-located in the Gloeocapsa sp. PCC 7428 genome:
- a CDS encoding Uma2 family endonuclease, translating into MTQTATGSKLLTMEEYLAYDDGTDTRYELVDGELVEMPPASQVNASIAKFLLFELAKHLAIALLAFKDTEIEVTGRRARCRLPDLIVHSEESRAALVGAKRSTITRDMPPPAIVIEVVSPGEENRNRDYRYKHTEYAARGIAEYWIIDPEMQQVTLCLWVNGQYEDTVYTGDTPIKSTVVPSFDLSATQILAFGQN; encoded by the coding sequence ATGACGCAAACTGCAACTGGTTCCAAACTGCTCACAATGGAAGAATACCTCGCTTATGATGACGGCACAGATACCCGCTACGAGCTTGTGGATGGAGAATTGGTAGAAATGCCTCCAGCGAGCCAGGTAAATGCCAGCATTGCCAAGTTTTTGTTGTTTGAGTTAGCGAAACATTTAGCGATCGCACTGCTTGCTTTCAAAGATACTGAGATTGAAGTGACTGGACGGCGAGCAAGATGCCGATTACCCGATCTAATTGTACATTCAGAAGAATCACGCGCTGCTTTGGTAGGAGCAAAAAGGTCAACAATAACACGAGATATGCCACCGCCTGCCATAGTAATTGAGGTAGTCTCACCAGGAGAGGAGAATCGCAACCGTGACTATCGCTACAAACACACCGAATATGCAGCACGAGGAATTGCCGAATACTGGATTATTGACCCAGAAATGCAGCAAGTTACTTTATGTCTGTGGGTAAATGGACAATATGAAGATACGGTTTACACAGGTGATACGCCAATCAAATCAACAGTAGTTCCTAGTTTTGACCTCAGTGCTACCCAGATTTTGGCGTTTGGACAAAATTAA
- a CDS encoding helix-turn-helix transcriptional regulator, with protein sequence MSLNLTSQQVDEIWMEVEQQCPPVESVDRVETIYTMPSLLGSGYGREIELYPGLELRIFNETYRDLLIQVSEDEHPVQFKVYLSGVEDSGDFLLLNTEQSYIGGSGIQRSIKVFTPQSQPLIGVDIHMQPHWLRQFFAAPTGELPVELQPLVRGDDWQQVFSPKTTKAMQLVVQQIVNCPFWGATKRLYLQSKVLELMALQLNGILGNDITSPSPSLKPDTIARIYHAAGILRSHLEQPPSQTELAQKVGVSDRTLRRGFHALFGTTVCGYLTEQRLNQAEQLLRHTNLTVAEVAHRIGYSNQGHFAAAFKRKFGITPKQCAMGKKPVY encoded by the coding sequence ATGAGCCTCAACCTAACTTCCCAGCAGGTAGATGAAATTTGGATGGAAGTTGAACAGCAGTGTCCACCTGTAGAGTCTGTTGATCGTGTGGAAACTATATATACAATGCCTTCCCTCCTGGGCAGTGGCTATGGGCGGGAGATAGAACTGTATCCAGGCTTGGAACTGCGTATTTTCAACGAAACCTACCGTGACTTATTGATACAAGTTTCTGAAGATGAGCATCCAGTGCAGTTTAAGGTGTATTTGTCAGGAGTGGAAGACAGTGGCGATTTTCTATTGCTCAACACAGAACAAAGCTATATAGGTGGTAGCGGTATTCAGCGCAGCATAAAGGTATTTACGCCCCAGTCGCAGCCCTTAATTGGAGTTGATATTCATATGCAACCGCACTGGCTGCGGCAGTTTTTTGCTGCACCAACGGGAGAACTGCCCGTAGAACTGCAACCTTTAGTACGGGGTGATGATTGGCAACAGGTATTTTCACCAAAGACGACAAAAGCGATGCAATTAGTAGTACAGCAAATCGTTAATTGCCCGTTTTGGGGAGCAACTAAACGGCTCTATTTGCAAAGCAAAGTGTTAGAGTTGATGGCACTGCAACTTAATGGTATCCTGGGCAACGATATTACTTCTCCATCGCCATCGCTCAAGCCAGATACCATTGCTCGAATTTATCATGCAGCCGGAATTTTGCGATCGCACTTAGAGCAACCCCCTTCACAAACAGAACTAGCACAGAAAGTTGGAGTAAGTGATCGTACCCTACGTCGAGGTTTTCATGCCCTATTCGGCACAACAGTTTGTGGATATTTAACTGAACAACGGCTAAATCAGGCAGAGCAGCTTTTACGCCACACTAACTTAACGGTTGCCGAAGTCGCACATCGCATCGGATACAGCAATCAGGGACACTTTGCAGCCGCCTTCAAACGTAAATTTGGCATTACTCCTAAACAGTGTGCGATGGGTAAAAAACCGGTGTACTAG